CCGCTGTACCATCAGGGCCGAGAGATCACGGACGTCTACCTCGAGTTCGAGGGCGGCGAAGTCGTCGACCACTCCGCAGCCAAGAACGAGGAGACGCTGACTGAAGTCCTGAATACGGACGAGGGTGCCCGCCGACTCGGTGAACTCGGTATCGGGATGAACCGCGACATCGACCAGTTCACGTACAACATGCTGTTCGACGAGAAGATGGGCGACACCGTCCACATGGCGGTCGGCCGCGCCTACGACGACACGATCGGCGAGGACAACGAAGGTAACGATTCCGCGGTCCACGTCGACATGATCGTCGACATGAGCGAGGATTCGTTCATCGAGGTCGACGGTGAGGTCGTCCAGCGGGACGGTACCTTCAGATTCGAGGACGGATTCGAGGAGTAGCGAGATCTGACCACCAGCGAAAATCTCGGATCTGAACGGGGAGCGTAGCGACCCGTGAGGAGTAGATTTGATCGTCGTAGCTCTCTTATCAAGGTCCGAAGGCCGCGATATCGGCTCCTACCGTCGCCAGTGCGTCGGCGGGGTTCGGGTCGCTATCGGCCAGATGCGTGTACCGATGTTCCGGAACGCTCGAGAGCGCCGTCGCGACGGCATCGCTGTACGTCTCGACGCCCGGTTCCGTCGGGTCGTTGCCGCCCCAGACGTCTCGGATGACCGTCATCGAATCGATCCGCACTTCCAGGCTCCGTGGCTCGTAGCGAGCCAGTAGTTCGGAGAGTCCCAGCTGGAGAGCGACGTATTCGGCGGTGTTGTTCCCCGTCCGGGAGCCGACAGGTCGGCCGAGACGTGCGAGTTCGTCCCCCGAAGCATCCACGATGACAGCACCCGCACCTGCGGGGCCAGGGTTGCCACGCGAACTGCCGTCGACGTAGAGGACGAACGCGTCACTCGCCGGCTCGGCGACGGGTGGCCGGCCGAGTCCCGACTCGAGCAGGCTCTCG
This portion of the Natronobacterium texcoconense genome encodes:
- a CDS encoding ribonuclease HI family protein; its protein translation is MTDDRLPNEHLSPLAALVDEVLAGVGYEVAAATDAIDDAVPGYGGLFDPNTTSDELRGALESLLESGLGRPPVAEPASDAFVLYVDGSSRGNPGPAGAGAVIVDASGDELARLGRPVGSRTGNNTAEYVALQLGLSELLARYEPRSLEVRIDSMTVIRDVWGGNDPTEPGVETYSDAVATALSSVPEHRYTHLADSDPNPADALATVGADIAAFGP